In the Acropora muricata isolate sample 2 chromosome 1, ASM3666990v1, whole genome shotgun sequence genome, one interval contains:
- the LOC136924750 gene encoding tropomyosin alpha-1 chain-like, with translation MGNDKEGKASDFKRGEGRKRLRDGGSQTDEEDLMASGRSTSARLDEMNAKLDKVLAVCGEIESLKKEIGELKGELKDLKQSLEFAGKEIISLKAEMAETSTTVKENGEDMNSFDTDIEVLKRRNLKLEAYTRRENIRIYNIKEESDENTEEQVRNLFVAKLRTPQNDVDAIRFERVHRIPEKPSSQRSQSRGPRPVIVRFSHYQNKEFVRSFYKNLKGTKIGISDDFPREVEEIHKTLHPVLKQAKREQKRAFFNFDKLIINGQIYRGEETKNLPYYGNIMKNFV, from the coding sequence ATGGGAAACGATAAAGAAGGAAAAGCCTCCGATTTCAAGCGCGGAGAGGGTCGTAAAAGACTCAGAGATGGTGGATCTCAAACAGATGAAGAAGACCTCATGGCATCCGGGCGCTCAACTTCGGCTCGCCTCGACGAAATGAACGCTAAATTAGACAAAGTTCTCGCAGTATGCGGCGAAATTGAATCACTCAAGAAAGAAATAGGTGAGCTAAAAGGAGAACTTAAAGATCTGAAACAGTCACTAGAATTTGCCGGGAAAGAGATCATCAGCTTAAAAGCAGAAATGGCTGAAACTTCCACGACAGTTAAAGAAAACGGTGAGGATATGAATTCCTTTGATACTGACATTGAAGTTTTAAAGCGGAGAAATCTTAAATTGGAGGCCTACACAAGGCGCGAAAATATAAGAATCTACAACATCAAAGAAGAATCTGATGAAAACACCGAAGAACAGGTTAGAAATCTATTTGTCGCTAAACTGCGAACTCCTCAAAACGATGTTGACGCCATTCGCTTCGAAAGGGTGCATAGAATTCCGGAGAAACCATCAAGTCAAAGATCGCAGAGTCGTGGTCCAAGACCAGTAATTGTTAGATTTAGTCACTATCAGAATAAGGAATTTGTCCGCTCCTTTTACAAGAATCTAAAGGGAACTAAGATTGGAATTTCGGACGACTTTCCGAGAGAGGTTGAAGAGATTCATAAAACTCTCCATCCAGTTTTAAAACAAGCGAAACGCGAACAGAAAAGGGCTTTCTTCAACTTCGACAAACTAATCATAAATGGCCAAATCTACAGAGGAGAAGAGACCAAGAACCTCCCCTATTATGGAAACATTATGAAAAACTTCGTATAA